Proteins encoded in a region of the Drosophila busckii strain San Diego stock center, stock number 13000-0081.31 chromosome 2L, ASM1175060v1, whole genome shotgun sequence genome:
- the LOC108598362 gene encoding aurora kinase B, whose product MAHLAKKHANRHDLPELLKDVPEEHQEPVKQMCLKMMSHDAYGKPYEWSTRDFECGAPLGRGKFGRVYLARERHSHYMVAMKVLFKNELRQGNVQRQVLREIEIQSRLKHPNILRLLTWFHDESRIYLALEIASEGELYKHLRNAPNHRFDEPRAAKYTYQVANALNYCHLNNVIHRDLKPENILLTSTDDLKLADFGWSAHTPNNKRKTMCGTLDYLPPEMVEGTAYDDSVDQWCLGILCYEFLVGNPPFESDSTEKTYAKIKRLEVHYPSHLSPGSKDLIGGLLRQSGRITLVDVMTNGWIKDGMTKRAAQLERGKENQAKN is encoded by the exons ATGGCTCACCTGGCTAAAAAGCATGCCAATCGCCATGATTTGCCAGAATTGCTAAAGGATGTGCCCGAGGAGCATCAGGAGCCTGTGAAGCAAATGTGCCTCAAAATGATGTCCCATGATGCGTATGGCAAACC TTACGAGTGGTCAACACGAGACTTTGAGTGTGGTGCACCGCTTGGACGAGGTAAATTTGGACGCGTTTATTTAGCGCGAGAGCGCCACTCGCACTACATGGTGGCCATGAAGGTGCTCTTCAAGAACGAGCTGCGCCAGGGTAATGTGCAGCGGCAAGTGCTGCGCGAGATTGAGATACAATCACGCCTAAAGCATCCAAACATTTTACGTCTGCTGACCTGGTTCCATGATGAATCTCGCATATATCTGGCGCTGGAGATTGCCTCCGAGGGTGAGCTATACAAGCATCTGCGCAATGCACCCAATCATCGCTTTGACGAGCCGCGTGCAGCGAAGTATACTTATCAAGTAGCGAATGCCCTCAACTATTGTCATTTGAACAATGTTATTCATCGCGATCTGAAGCCTGAGAATATACTTCTAACCAGTACGGATGATCTCAAGCTTGCTGACTTTGGCTGGTCGGCTCATACGCCCAACAATAAGCGCAAGACTATGTGCGGCACTCTGGATTATTTGCCGCCAGAGATGGTCGAAGGCACAGCCTATGATGACAGCGTGGACCAATGGTGTCTGGGTATACTTTGCTATGAGTTCCTCGTGGGTAATCCACCATTTGAGTCGGATTCAACAGAAAAGACTTATGCCAAGATCAAGCGTCTTGAAGTACACTATCCATCGCACCTTTCGCCAGGCAGCAAGGATCTCATTGGAGGc ctactGCGTCAGTCTGGACGCATCACCTTGGTGGATGTTATGACAAATGGTTGGATCAAAGATGGCATGACCAAGCGTGCCGCGCAGCTAGAACGAGGCAAGGAGAATCAAGCTAAGAATTGA